A genomic window from Arthrobacter globiformis includes:
- a CDS encoding thiamine pyrophosphate-binding protein: MTTTPTTSRPASPGPASPGTAGQAVSLPDEGHVSAAVADVLAERAGHLFGLMGNGNAHLISRLTRRGFPFTSARHEAATVAMADAYHRATGGVAAATTTYGAGFTNAYTTLAEARLARIPLVFVVGDAPAGGRRPFDIDQAKAAEAAGVTTLVAGPDNAAAVTHRAFDLALQTVQPVVLAIPYDLATAPLSAQVPLEPLPAKPAWPAAPDELDRVATLLDSAQRPLILAGRGVLLAGAAAPLREVGDRLGALFMTSVMAANAFSSEWDLGIAGGFTRSHRLTVARQADLVLVVGASLNTFQTRYGTLFPADARIIRVDNEPDAGQNAGGEYVRADILPFIEGLLERVPAAASPTWRDLVPEVSGTDFRSSNPVEDPVEFGPDGRLNPRAVVAALDRILPAERSVVMDGGHFIGWAPMYLSVPDPHAMVLVGTAFQSIGLGFGSAAGVSAARPERTTVLVSGDGGGLMGLSDFETFLRATRRGVVVVLNDSAYGAELHQYAAKGLHDRAMLIDEVDFAAVGRGLGADGIKARTLSDLGLLEDWLATHDDGVFVLDVAISQKVITEFMAESLAAKG, from the coding sequence ATGACCACCACTCCCACCACCTCCCGTCCCGCCAGTCCAGGTCCCGCCAGTCCAGGGACCGCGGGGCAGGCCGTTAGCCTCCCCGACGAGGGCCACGTCTCCGCGGCCGTCGCTGATGTCCTGGCGGAACGCGCAGGACACCTGTTCGGGCTGATGGGCAACGGTAACGCCCATCTCATCAGCCGGCTCACCCGCCGCGGTTTTCCCTTCACCTCGGCCCGCCACGAGGCCGCGACCGTCGCCATGGCCGACGCGTACCACCGGGCCACCGGAGGCGTCGCGGCCGCCACCACCACCTACGGAGCCGGCTTCACCAACGCCTACACCACTCTTGCCGAAGCCCGGCTGGCCCGTATCCCGCTCGTGTTCGTCGTCGGAGACGCCCCTGCCGGCGGCCGCCGGCCGTTCGACATCGACCAGGCCAAGGCGGCCGAAGCAGCGGGCGTCACCACGCTGGTGGCCGGCCCGGACAACGCCGCCGCAGTCACCCACCGTGCCTTCGACCTCGCCCTGCAGACCGTCCAGCCAGTGGTGCTTGCCATTCCCTACGACCTCGCCACCGCTCCCCTGTCGGCCCAGGTGCCACTGGAGCCGCTGCCCGCCAAGCCCGCATGGCCTGCGGCACCTGACGAGCTGGACCGGGTGGCAACGTTGCTCGACTCGGCGCAGCGGCCACTCATCCTGGCCGGGCGCGGCGTGCTCCTGGCCGGCGCGGCAGCACCGCTGCGGGAAGTGGGCGACCGGCTCGGTGCCCTCTTCATGACCTCGGTGATGGCTGCCAACGCGTTCAGCAGCGAATGGGACCTCGGCATCGCCGGCGGGTTCACGCGCAGCCACCGCCTCACCGTCGCACGCCAGGCGGACCTCGTCCTGGTGGTCGGGGCGAGCCTCAACACCTTCCAAACCCGTTACGGAACCCTGTTTCCGGCAGACGCCAGGATCATCCGGGTCGACAACGAACCGGACGCCGGGCAAAACGCCGGCGGCGAGTACGTCCGGGCCGACATCCTGCCGTTCATCGAGGGCCTGCTGGAACGCGTACCGGCCGCTGCATCGCCAACCTGGCGGGACCTTGTTCCCGAGGTGTCGGGAACGGATTTCCGCTCATCCAACCCTGTTGAGGACCCCGTCGAGTTCGGCCCGGACGGCCGGCTCAACCCGCGCGCCGTCGTCGCTGCCCTGGACCGGATCCTGCCCGCCGAACGCTCGGTGGTGATGGACGGCGGGCACTTCATCGGCTGGGCGCCGATGTACCTCTCCGTCCCGGACCCGCACGCCATGGTCCTGGTGGGGACCGCCTTCCAGTCCATCGGGCTGGGCTTCGGCTCCGCCGCCGGGGTTTCGGCCGCGCGCCCGGAACGCACCACCGTCCTGGTCAGCGGCGACGGCGGCGGGCTCATGGGGCTGTCCGACTTCGAGACGTTCCTGCGGGCCACCCGCAGGGGTGTGGTGGTGGTCCTGAACGACTCGGCGTACGGCGCGGAGCTGCACCAGTACGCCGCAAAGGGGCTGCACGACCGGGCGATGCTGATCGACGAAGTGGACTTCGCCGCCGTCGGACGCGGCCTGGGCGCCGACGGGATCAAGGCGCGCACGCTTTCCGACCTGGGGCTGCTTGAGGACTGGCTCGCGACGCACGATGACGGCGTGTTCGTCCTGGACGTGGCGATTTCCCAGAAGGTGATTACCGAGTTCATGGCGGAGTCACTGGCCGCCAAGGGCTGA
- a CDS encoding gamma carbonic anhydrase family protein has protein sequence MSLTILAVDGRSPQISGDAWVAPNAIIVGSATIGAGTGVFYGAVIRADMEDISVGEGSNVQDTAVVHADPGHPARVGNHVSVGHGAVLHGCTVGDGALIGMNATVLNGAIIGAGSLVAANALVLEGTEVPPGSLVAGVPAKVRRPLTPEEIEHCRQNAATYAALTLRHRDATTVALPA, from the coding sequence ATGAGCTTGACCATCCTGGCCGTCGACGGCCGCTCTCCCCAGATCAGCGGCGACGCGTGGGTGGCGCCCAACGCCATCATCGTCGGGTCCGCCACCATCGGGGCGGGGACCGGAGTTTTCTATGGCGCCGTCATTCGCGCGGACATGGAGGACATCAGCGTCGGCGAGGGCAGCAACGTCCAGGACACCGCCGTCGTGCACGCCGATCCCGGGCACCCGGCACGGGTGGGCAACCACGTCAGCGTGGGGCACGGCGCGGTGCTGCATGGCTGCACGGTGGGCGACGGTGCACTCATCGGAATGAACGCCACGGTCCTCAACGGCGCGATCATCGGCGCCGGCTCCCTGGTGGCCGCCAACGCGCTGGTTCTGGAGGGCACCGAGGTGCCGCCCGGCTCGCTCGTGGCGGGGGTGCCGGCCAAGGTGCGCCGCCCGCTGACGCCAGAGGAAATTGAGCATTGCCGGCAGAACGCCGCAACGTACGCCGCACTTACTCTGAGGCACCGGGACGCCACTACCGTGGCGCTGCCGGCCTGA
- a CDS encoding 2-hydroxycarboxylate transporter family protein, whose protein sequence is MSETGPGPAGGIEHPVARTAGPRPGTHYPGRLGPKIASLPAPLYLVLAGLVLAAAITGNLPDTMVAGFATTILLGGLFIWIGNLLPVVRDFGLPTILCTFAPATLAFLGVMPENMVTVVQNFIDGHGFLDFFVVGIIAGSILGMPRALLLKAGPRFAVPVVGCLLATFVLVGLIAALTGFGFIEGILFVAAPIMAGGLGVGALPMSEMYASATGGDSATFMGDLMSAVVMANVVCILIAGIYNGLGKRKKQLFVGFNGHGQLLRIKGRSDELTLPPKRDTSSFIALGKGLLIAGSLFVFGNLAAALIPGLHPYAWTIIAAAAVKIFGLLPRDVEDSTADWGDLIGAILVPALLVGVSLTYIDITDVLASLSNPLFILLTVSTVVIATLTSGVLGWLVKFNFVEASITPGLVMADTGGSGDVSVLSAANRMHLMPFAALTNRLGGALVLFVTSLIVPFLS, encoded by the coding sequence ATGAGCGAGACCGGCCCCGGCCCTGCCGGCGGCATCGAGCATCCGGTGGCCCGCACCGCGGGTCCGCGCCCGGGCACGCACTATCCCGGCCGGCTGGGACCTAAAATCGCCAGTCTCCCGGCCCCGCTCTACCTGGTCCTTGCGGGGCTGGTCCTCGCGGCGGCAATCACCGGCAACCTCCCGGACACCATGGTCGCCGGCTTCGCAACCACCATCCTGCTCGGCGGGCTCTTCATCTGGATCGGCAACCTGCTCCCGGTGGTCCGCGACTTCGGGCTGCCCACCATCCTGTGCACCTTCGCGCCCGCCACCTTGGCCTTCCTCGGCGTGATGCCGGAGAACATGGTCACGGTGGTGCAGAACTTCATCGACGGCCATGGCTTCCTGGACTTCTTCGTCGTCGGCATCATCGCCGGCTCCATCCTTGGCATGCCCCGTGCCCTCCTGCTGAAGGCCGGCCCGCGATTCGCGGTACCTGTCGTGGGCTGCCTCCTGGCCACATTCGTCCTGGTGGGGCTCATCGCGGCCCTCACCGGGTTCGGATTCATCGAAGGCATCCTCTTCGTCGCCGCGCCCATCATGGCCGGAGGCCTGGGCGTCGGGGCCCTGCCCATGTCGGAGATGTACGCCTCCGCCACCGGCGGCGACTCCGCCACCTTCATGGGTGACCTGATGTCCGCCGTCGTCATGGCCAACGTGGTCTGCATCCTCATCGCCGGCATCTACAACGGCCTGGGCAAACGCAAGAAGCAGCTGTTCGTCGGCTTCAACGGCCACGGCCAGCTGCTGCGGATCAAGGGCCGCTCCGACGAGCTCACCCTGCCGCCCAAGCGCGACACGTCCTCCTTCATCGCCCTGGGCAAGGGCCTGCTCATCGCCGGCAGCCTCTTCGTCTTCGGCAACCTGGCCGCCGCCCTCATCCCCGGACTGCACCCCTACGCCTGGACCATCATCGCGGCCGCAGCGGTTAAGATCTTCGGCCTGCTCCCGAGGGATGTGGAGGACTCCACAGCGGACTGGGGCGACCTGATCGGCGCCATCCTGGTACCGGCCCTGCTCGTGGGTGTCAGTCTGACCTACATCGACATCACCGATGTGCTCGCCTCATTGAGCAACCCGCTGTTCATCCTCCTGACCGTTTCCACCGTCGTCATCGCGACCCTGACCTCCGGTGTCCTCGGCTGGCTGGTCAAGTTCAACTTCGTCGAGGCATCCATCACGCCCGGCCTGGTGATGGCGGACACCGGCGGCAGCGGCGACGTGTCGGTGCTGAGCGCGGCGAACCGCATGCACCTCATGCCTTTCGCGGCCCTCACCAACCGGCTCGGCGGGGCGCTGGTGCTCTTCGTAACCTCGCTGATCGTGCCGTTTCTTTCCTAA
- a CDS encoding hydroxymethylglutaryl-CoA lyase encodes MRVEVTDVFLRDGLQDEPVIVSTAHKLEIAEALVDAGLKRIEVASFVNPKRVPQMADAADVLTSLPAVPGVVYTSLALNGRGIQRAADAGATDIQVVTSASQAHSNANAGHAIEDALASLGAAVAELPDVRFFAGISTAFTCPFEGAINPSHLLRVVRAFKGMGLTDIGLADTLGTTPTAQVMASLHHVREAEPDLTYYLHLHNAHSQALATVSAAVESGVVRFDAALGGYGGCPFAPGAHGNIATEELVRHLHDAGHQTGIDEDRLAEAVRLARDVVAHSPGAGVLDPAR; translated from the coding sequence ATGAGGGTGGAAGTAACGGACGTCTTCCTGCGGGACGGACTCCAGGACGAGCCCGTCATCGTCTCCACGGCGCACAAGTTGGAGATCGCCGAGGCACTCGTCGACGCCGGGCTGAAGCGCATCGAGGTGGCCTCCTTCGTGAATCCGAAGCGGGTGCCGCAGATGGCCGACGCCGCCGACGTCCTCACGTCGCTGCCGGCAGTTCCCGGGGTCGTCTACACCAGCCTGGCGCTCAACGGCCGCGGCATCCAGCGCGCTGCCGACGCCGGCGCCACCGACATCCAGGTGGTCACCTCGGCAAGCCAGGCGCACAGCAACGCCAACGCCGGCCACGCCATCGAGGACGCCCTGGCCAGCCTCGGCGCGGCCGTGGCCGAGTTGCCGGACGTCCGGTTCTTCGCCGGGATCTCCACCGCGTTCACCTGCCCCTTCGAGGGCGCCATCAACCCCTCCCACCTGCTGCGCGTGGTGCGTGCCTTCAAGGGCATGGGCCTCACCGACATCGGTCTCGCGGACACGCTCGGCACCACCCCCACCGCTCAGGTGATGGCCAGCCTGCACCACGTCCGCGAGGCTGAACCGGACCTCACGTATTACCTCCACCTTCACAACGCGCACAGCCAGGCGCTGGCTACCGTGAGCGCAGCGGTGGAGTCCGGCGTCGTCCGTTTCGATGCAGCCCTCGGCGGTTACGGCGGCTGCCCGTTCGCCCCCGGGGCGCACGGCAACATCGCAACCGAGGAACTTGTCCGGCACCTGCACGACGCCGGGCACCAGACCGGCATCGACGAGGACCGCCTTGCCGAGGCCGTCCGGCTCGCCCGTGACGTCGTGGCGCATTCACCGGGAGCCGGGGTACTCGACCCGGCGCGCTAA
- a CDS encoding CaiB/BaiF CoA transferase family protein — MTDELHIEGNALPLRGIRVLELGSFIAAPFAARLFGDFGAEVIKIEKPEGGDELRDWRKTRGTTSMLFRTIGRNKKSVALDLRSEAGREAVKKIAAQCDVVIENFRPGTLEKWGLGPDVLQELNPEVVMVRISGYGQTGPYKNRAGFGSSAESFAGLRYITGEPDRPAGRAAASVGDTVAGLYGVIGALMLMLQKARGLQTGASQVVDVALYEGVFSLLESLVPDYDAYGMIRQRTGGALPGVVPTGSYLCGDGLEVVIGGNSNSVFVRLMRAIGREDLAEDTTLLTTEARGAREEELNGAISAWTGSMPLTEVLDKLDDAGVPAGPVYDAPSIAVDRHYLARDMIQTHEVVIEDEPELIRFPGVVPKIPGHEGRVCWVGPELGQHTAEVLQDLAGMDADGIASLGLQEVR, encoded by the coding sequence ATGACTGACGAACTACACATCGAGGGCAACGCCCTCCCTCTCCGCGGCATTCGCGTGCTCGAGCTGGGCAGCTTCATCGCCGCCCCGTTCGCCGCCCGCCTCTTCGGCGACTTCGGCGCAGAGGTCATCAAGATCGAAAAGCCGGAGGGCGGGGACGAACTGCGTGACTGGCGCAAAACCCGCGGCACCACCTCCATGCTGTTCCGCACCATCGGCCGCAACAAGAAGTCCGTGGCCCTGGACCTCCGCTCCGAGGCGGGACGCGAGGCGGTAAAGAAGATCGCTGCCCAGTGCGACGTGGTCATCGAAAACTTCCGTCCCGGCACGCTGGAGAAGTGGGGCCTCGGCCCGGACGTGCTGCAGGAGCTCAACCCCGAAGTCGTGATGGTGCGGATCTCCGGCTACGGCCAGACCGGCCCGTACAAGAACCGCGCCGGCTTCGGCAGCTCGGCTGAATCCTTCGCCGGCCTGCGCTACATCACCGGCGAACCCGACCGGCCCGCCGGGCGCGCGGCAGCCAGCGTCGGCGACACCGTCGCCGGGCTCTACGGCGTCATCGGCGCACTGATGCTCATGCTGCAGAAGGCCCGCGGACTGCAGACTGGAGCCTCCCAGGTTGTCGACGTCGCGCTTTATGAAGGGGTCTTCAGCCTGCTCGAATCGCTGGTCCCGGACTATGACGCCTATGGCATGATCCGGCAGCGCACCGGCGGTGCGCTGCCCGGCGTCGTTCCCACCGGCTCCTACCTCTGCGGCGACGGCCTCGAGGTGGTCATCGGCGGCAACTCAAACTCGGTCTTCGTCCGGCTCATGCGCGCCATCGGCCGCGAGGACCTCGCCGAGGACACCACCCTCCTCACCACGGAGGCCCGCGGCGCACGGGAGGAGGAACTCAACGGCGCCATCTCCGCGTGGACCGGCAGCATGCCCCTCACCGAGGTCCTCGACAAACTGGACGACGCCGGTGTCCCCGCCGGTCCTGTGTACGACGCCCCGAGCATCGCCGTCGACCGCCACTACCTGGCCCGGGATATGATCCAGACCCATGAAGTGGTCATCGAGGACGAGCCCGAGCTGATCCGCTTCCCCGGCGTGGTGCCGAAGATTCCGGGCCACGAGGGGCGCGTCTGCTGGGTGGGCCCGGAACTGGGCCAGCACACGGCCGAGGTCCTGCAGGACCTTGCCGGAATGGACGCCGACGGCATCGCCAGCCTCGGACTGCAGGAGGTGCGCTGA
- a CDS encoding lytic transglycosylase domain-containing protein, which yields MLRLKRLAVLSLFAFCAITAGAFWLLGATNAGVPGAGKAGVGMRAAQPAPPQAAGKFAPPASGSAHAVNITRTVDPGWLARTAARTGIPARALRAYVAAAGMANAAAPACRIGWNTVAAVGFVESAHGALGGGRLMASGEVSGPIVGPGLNGDGFAAIADTDGGALDGDALWDRAVGPMQFIPSTWKLAGRDANGDGVADPHNIDDAALSAAGYLCAGGRDLTTAQGWSDAIWSYNQSEAYLDQVGEAAVEYAGQAG from the coding sequence GTGCTCCGTCTGAAACGCCTTGCGGTTCTCAGCCTTTTCGCGTTCTGCGCCATCACCGCGGGCGCGTTCTGGCTCCTCGGCGCGACCAATGCGGGCGTGCCCGGCGCGGGGAAGGCCGGCGTGGGGATGCGCGCGGCCCAGCCGGCCCCGCCGCAGGCCGCGGGAAAGTTCGCGCCGCCGGCAAGTGGCAGTGCGCATGCCGTGAACATCACCAGGACCGTCGACCCGGGCTGGCTGGCCCGCACCGCCGCGCGGACGGGAATCCCCGCCCGGGCCCTGCGGGCGTACGTCGCCGCGGCCGGCATGGCGAATGCCGCAGCGCCGGCGTGCAGGATCGGCTGGAACACGGTGGCCGCCGTCGGGTTCGTGGAATCCGCGCACGGTGCCCTCGGGGGAGGCCGCCTCATGGCTTCGGGGGAGGTGAGTGGCCCGATCGTCGGGCCTGGCCTCAACGGCGACGGATTCGCTGCCATTGCCGATACCGACGGCGGCGCGCTGGACGGCGACGCCCTCTGGGACCGCGCCGTCGGGCCCATGCAGTTCATCCCCTCCACATGGAAGCTGGCAGGGCGGGACGCGAACGGCGATGGGGTGGCCGATCCGCACAACATCGACGACGCCGCCCTCAGTGCGGCCGGCTACCTGTGCGCCGGCGGCCGCGATCTCACCACGGCGCAGGGATGGAGCGACGCCATCTGGTCCTACAACCAGTCGGAGGCTTACCTGGACCAAGTGGGCGAGGCGGCTGTTGAATACGCAGGACAGGCCGGCTAG
- a CDS encoding DNA alkylation repair protein, translated as MAETTVDGLMAELSALDDPKMRAANQKRGDDHGVNLSALRAVAKRLKTQHGLARELWATDDTAARLLSLLICRPKAFELQELDVMLRRARAPKVHDWLVNYVVKKSPHAEQLRVAWTDDPDPVVASAGWALTTARVAKKPEGLDLPGLLDTIEAEMKGAPERLQWAMNHTLAQIGIEHPDHRSRAIEIGERLEVLKDYPTPPNCTSPFAPIWINEMVGRRG; from the coding sequence ATGGCGGAGACAACAGTTGACGGTTTAATGGCCGAACTGTCCGCGCTTGACGATCCGAAGATGCGCGCGGCGAACCAGAAACGCGGCGATGACCACGGCGTGAACCTGTCCGCATTGCGCGCGGTCGCGAAGCGGCTCAAGACACAGCACGGCCTTGCCCGTGAATTGTGGGCCACAGATGACACCGCTGCCCGCTTACTGTCACTGCTGATCTGCCGGCCGAAGGCATTCGAGCTGCAGGAACTGGACGTCATGCTACGCAGGGCCCGCGCCCCCAAGGTGCATGACTGGCTGGTGAACTATGTGGTGAAGAAGAGCCCGCACGCTGAACAACTGCGCGTCGCCTGGACTGACGACCCGGACCCGGTGGTCGCGAGCGCCGGCTGGGCCCTGACCACGGCCCGGGTCGCGAAAAAGCCGGAGGGCCTCGACCTGCCCGGGCTCCTGGACACGATCGAAGCCGAAATGAAAGGCGCTCCGGAACGCCTGCAGTGGGCCATGAACCATACCCTGGCGCAGATCGGCATCGAGCACCCGGACCACCGGTCCCGGGCCATCGAGATCGGCGAACGGCTGGAAGTGCTGAAGGACTACCCGACCCCGCCGAACTGCACGTCGCCCTTCGCGCCGATCTGGATCAATGAGATGGTGGGCCGGCGGGGCTAA
- a CDS encoding MFS transporter, translating into MAGSAVAIPILAVQQLNDVGIGGALVAVSLGPSVLAAPLAGAALDRARRPALLVAASGVFTALAFAVTAFLGQLPLPLVFTCLGVAGAASPFYMGGLSSFVADVIPGGRRAFAFDALSYNVSAVAGPAFVAIMAVFLPGGAALAVLSATAAAGAVSVAVIGLKPHAAPRVSPWEAVAAGLHRIFSHRPLAVVTAASTLTQLGQGGLAIAAVALSIERIGSPSDGALVVTSFAVGSLLGALFETVRPSRARPQAVMMAGFLATGLLTVGAAVDIGTAWTVVAIGLSGVFTASTAAAMLFLRNHLSPPHLRSQIFTVGAGFRASASAGGAALAASATGFGGALSLVVVGTVWVVSAALMAAYPRGVQADA; encoded by the coding sequence ATGGCCGGCTCCGCCGTGGCGATCCCGATCCTCGCTGTGCAGCAACTGAACGATGTGGGGATCGGCGGCGCGCTGGTGGCCGTGTCCCTTGGCCCGAGCGTCCTCGCCGCACCGCTGGCAGGTGCAGCCCTCGACCGTGCCCGGCGCCCCGCCCTGCTTGTGGCAGCTTCCGGGGTATTTACCGCCCTGGCTTTCGCCGTAACCGCATTCCTCGGCCAGCTCCCTCTGCCGCTTGTGTTCACCTGCCTGGGTGTGGCGGGGGCAGCTTCACCCTTCTACATGGGCGGGCTTTCCAGCTTCGTCGCCGATGTAATCCCCGGCGGCCGCCGGGCGTTTGCTTTCGATGCCCTTTCCTACAATGTCTCAGCCGTCGCGGGACCGGCCTTCGTGGCCATCATGGCTGTGTTCCTCCCCGGCGGGGCCGCGCTCGCGGTGCTGTCGGCCACCGCCGCCGCAGGCGCAGTGAGCGTTGCCGTCATCGGGCTGAAGCCGCACGCAGCTCCAAGGGTTTCGCCGTGGGAGGCAGTCGCCGCCGGACTGCACCGGATCTTCAGCCACCGCCCTCTGGCGGTAGTCACCGCTGCTTCCACGCTGACCCAGCTTGGCCAGGGCGGACTGGCGATCGCCGCCGTCGCCCTCTCCATCGAGCGGATCGGCTCACCCAGCGACGGCGCGCTGGTGGTGACCTCCTTCGCCGTCGGCAGTCTGCTGGGCGCGCTGTTCGAGACGGTCCGTCCCAGCCGGGCACGGCCGCAGGCCGTCATGATGGCCGGCTTCCTCGCCACCGGCCTCCTGACAGTCGGCGCTGCGGTGGACATCGGGACGGCCTGGACCGTCGTCGCCATCGGCCTGTCCGGCGTCTTCACGGCATCCACCGCCGCCGCGATGCTCTTCCTGCGCAACCATCTGAGCCCGCCCCACCTCAGGTCCCAGATCTTCACCGTCGGCGCGGGCTTTCGCGCCAGCGCCTCGGCCGGCGGCGCAGCCCTGGCTGCCTCCGCGACGGGATTCGGCGGCGCACTCAGCCTTGTTGTGGTCGGTACCGTCTGGGTTGTGTCAGCCGCGCTGATGGCCGCCTACCCGCGAGGCGTTCAAGCCGACGCCTAG
- a CDS encoding hemolysin family protein yields the protein MNEWIMIGIGLILTVGTGFFVASEFALVNLDRNDLEARQARGEKRLAPTIKALKITSTHLSGAQLGITLTTLLTGYTFEPAISMLLSGPLTAVGFPEGLVPGVGAVVAIFIATIFSMVIGELVPKNFALALPLATAKVVIPFQALFTTVFKPVILLFNNTANAVIRSFGIEPKEELSGARSAEELSSLVRRSALEGVLDLDHAALLHRTLRFSEHSAADVLTPRVRMTAVNTDDTAEQIIALASSTGYSRFPVIGRDRDDVLGVLHVKQAFAVALEERANVFAADLMIEPLMVPESMGVDSLLVLLRKQGLQVAIVSDEHGGTAGIVTLEDLVEEIVGELEDEHDRARVGVVRTGRSITFDASLRPDELLDRTGIAVPDGEDYDTVAGFVTDQLDRIPELGDEVAIDGGTLRVERVAGTHVERLKFTPEESAGPPKSAHDRIVDSLTQELTHE from the coding sequence ATGAATGAATGGATCATGATCGGGATCGGCCTGATCCTGACAGTCGGCACCGGATTCTTCGTCGCATCCGAGTTTGCCCTGGTCAATCTTGACCGCAACGACCTGGAAGCTCGCCAGGCCCGGGGTGAGAAACGCCTTGCCCCCACCATCAAAGCCCTGAAAATCACCTCGACGCATCTTTCCGGTGCGCAGCTGGGCATCACCCTCACCACCCTCCTGACCGGTTACACCTTTGAACCTGCCATCAGCATGCTGCTGAGTGGGCCGCTGACGGCGGTCGGGTTCCCGGAAGGCCTCGTGCCCGGGGTGGGTGCCGTCGTCGCGATTTTCATCGCCACCATCTTCTCGATGGTGATCGGCGAGCTGGTTCCCAAGAACTTCGCGCTGGCGCTGCCGCTGGCCACCGCCAAGGTGGTGATACCGTTCCAGGCCCTGTTTACCACGGTGTTCAAGCCCGTCATCCTCCTGTTCAACAACACCGCAAACGCGGTCATCAGGTCCTTCGGCATAGAGCCCAAGGAGGAACTCTCAGGTGCCCGCAGCGCCGAGGAACTGAGCTCGCTGGTCCGCCGCTCCGCGCTGGAAGGCGTCCTCGACCTGGACCACGCGGCCCTGCTGCACCGGACGCTGCGCTTCTCCGAGCACAGCGCCGCGGATGTTCTGACGCCGCGCGTGCGGATGACCGCGGTGAACACCGATGACACGGCCGAGCAGATCATCGCGCTGGCCAGCTCCACCGGCTATTCGCGGTTTCCCGTCATCGGCCGCGACCGCGACGACGTGCTCGGCGTGCTCCACGTCAAGCAGGCCTTCGCCGTGGCCCTTGAGGAACGCGCGAACGTGTTCGCCGCCGACCTGATGATCGAACCGCTCATGGTTCCCGAATCCATGGGGGTCGACTCCCTCCTGGTGCTGCTGCGCAAGCAGGGCCTGCAGGTGGCCATTGTCTCCGACGAGCACGGCGGAACTGCCGGCATTGTCACCCTGGAGGACCTGGTGGAGGAGATCGTCGGCGAACTGGAGGATGAGCACGACCGCGCCCGTGTGGGCGTGGTCCGGACCGGCCGGTCCATCACGTTCGACGCGTCGCTGCGCCCGGACGAGCTCCTGGACCGGACCGGCATCGCCGTCCCCGACGGTGAGGACTACGACACCGTGGCCGGTTTCGTCACGGACCAGCTGGACCGCATCCCTGAACTCGGCGACGAGGTGGCCATCGACGGCGGCACCCTCCGCGTGGAGCGGGTGGCCGGCACGCACGTCGAGCGCCTCAAATTCACGCCGGAGGAATCGGCGGGGCCACCCAAAAGTGCCCACGACCGGATCGTTGACAGCCTGACCCAGGAGCTGACCCATGAGTGA
- a CDS encoding hemolysin family protein yields MSEYLPGIIWLAVLLLVNGFFVGAEFAVISARRSQIEPKAEAGSKAAKTTLWAMEHATLMLATSQLGITVCSLVILNVSEPAIHHLLEIPLGLTSLSAETIGIIAFVAALLLVTFLHVVLGEMVPKNISFSVPTRAALILAPPLVMVARVFKPVIWTLNGIANSILRLFRVEPKDEATSAYTLDEVANIVEQSTREGVLTDNTGALTAAFEFTEKTVADVEVPITEMVLLPASSTPADIQRAVAEHGYSRYILTDDDGDPSGYLHLKDVMDLTTPEKFTRPVPEKRIRRLASTFRGSDLEDALETMRRTGAHVARVFDARGNTTGVLFLEDIIEELVGEVQDATSSS; encoded by the coding sequence ATGAGTGAGTACCTTCCTGGCATCATCTGGCTCGCCGTCCTGCTGCTGGTCAACGGCTTCTTCGTCGGCGCCGAGTTCGCCGTCATCTCCGCCCGCCGTTCACAGATCGAACCCAAGGCTGAGGCGGGCAGCAAGGCCGCGAAAACCACGCTGTGGGCGATGGAGCACGCCACGCTCATGCTGGCCACCAGCCAGCTGGGCATCACCGTCTGCTCGCTGGTGATCCTGAACGTTTCCGAGCCGGCGATCCACCACCTGCTGGAGATCCCATTGGGCCTGACGTCCCTGTCCGCGGAGACGATCGGAATCATCGCCTTTGTGGCGGCGCTGCTGCTGGTGACTTTCCTGCACGTGGTCCTCGGCGAGATGGTCCCCAAGAACATCTCGTTCTCGGTGCCCACCCGCGCCGCGCTCATCCTGGCCCCGCCGCTGGTGATGGTGGCGCGCGTGTTCAAACCGGTGATCTGGACCCTGAACGGCATCGCCAACTCCATCCTCCGCCTGTTCCGGGTGGAACCCAAGGACGAGGCCACCAGCGCCTACACCCTGGACGAGGTGGCGAACATCGTCGAGCAGTCCACGAGGGAAGGCGTCCTGACCGACAACACCGGTGCCCTCACCGCAGCCTTCGAATTTACGGAGAAGACCGTGGCCGACGTCGAGGTTCCCATCACGGAAATGGTGCTCCTGCCGGCGTCGTCGACTCCGGCAGACATCCAGCGGGCCGTCGCCGAGCACGGGTACTCCCGGTACATCCTGACCGACGACGACGGCGACCCCTCCGGTTACCTTCACCTGAAGGACGTCATGGACCTCACCACACCGGAGAAGTTCACCCGGCCCGTGCCGGAGAAACGGATCCGCCGACTGGCCTCGACCTTCCGCGGCAGCGACCTGGAGGACGCCCTCGAGACCATGCGCCGCACCGGCGCCCACGTGGCCCGGGTGTTCGACGCGCGTGGCAACACCACGGGTGTGCTGTTCCTCGAGGACATCATCGAAGAACTGGTGGGCGAGGTACAGGACGCCACCAGCAGCTCCTAA